In Shinella sp. XGS7, a single genomic region encodes these proteins:
- a CDS encoding AraC family transcriptional regulator has protein sequence MSDENQDAGLLPDTEAQARLLAPGLALAGCVQAYLWRDTTRARRLSPAQRGSWFPATTFCGMSWSLQGEGWEVDERGELQPLAGRSLLVGPRSRPVLYRSGPEGGQAFFVALNSDALLALTGLDIAPLLDRCLDMDALLGPDWQALNQRMLACREAAQCQQVLEDFLRPRWRAHCAAQGLSFPYRDWAQNIALRVAASEGGRSLRQMERRFKRWTGRSQRELRQMQRSEAAFQKMRQAVEQGQLVWSELALDAGYADQAHLCREVKRVTGFSPEELRRRILGEEAFWAYRIWV, from the coding sequence ATGTCGGACGAAAACCAGGACGCGGGGCTGCTGCCCGACACCGAGGCCCAGGCCCGCCTGCTGGCCCCGGGTCTGGCCCTGGCCGGCTGTGTGCAGGCCTATCTGTGGCGCGACACCACGCGGGCGCGCCGGCTCAGCCCGGCCCAGCGCGGCAGCTGGTTCCCGGCCACCACCTTCTGCGGCATGAGCTGGTCGCTGCAGGGCGAGGGCTGGGAGGTGGACGAGCGCGGCGAGCTCCAGCCCCTGGCCGGGCGCAGCCTGCTGGTGGGGCCGCGCAGCCGGCCCGTGCTCTACCGCTCGGGGCCCGAGGGCGGCCAGGCCTTTTTTGTGGCCCTCAACAGCGATGCCCTGCTGGCCCTGACCGGCCTGGACATCGCGCCCCTGCTGGACCGCTGCCTGGACATGGACGCCCTGCTGGGGCCCGACTGGCAGGCCCTGAACCAGCGCATGCTGGCCTGCCGCGAGGCGGCGCAGTGCCAGCAGGTGTTGGAGGACTTCCTGCGCCCGCGCTGGCGCGCGCACTGCGCGGCCCAGGGCCTGAGCTTTCCCTACCGCGACTGGGCCCAGAACATCGCCCTGCGCGTGGCGGCCAGCGAGGGCGGGCGCAGCCTGCGCCAGATGGAGCGCCGCTTCAAGCGCTGGACCGGGCGCAGCCAGCGTGAGCTGCGTCAGATGCAGCGCAGCGAGGCGGCCTTCCAGAAGATGCGCCAGGCGGTGGAGCAGGGCCAGCTGGTCTGGAGCGAGCTGGCCCTGGATGCCGGCTATGCCGACCAGGCCCATCTGTGCCGCGAGGTCAAGCGCGTCACCGGCTTCAGCCCCGAGGAGCTGCGCCGGCGCATCCTGGGGGAAGAGGCCTTCTGGGCCTATCGCATCTGGGTCTAG
- a CDS encoding class II glutamine amidotransferase has product MCRFLAYLGEPIYLEDLVCKPRHSLLRQSLRALEAQCATQGDGFGLGWYGERETPGVYHEVMPAWSDENLLSLCAQVRSGLFFAHVRAATGGGIARQNCHPFRQGPWLFIHNGQIGGYARLRRVLEAQLPDALYEQRRGATDSELLFLLIVARLQAGANAEEAVRAVLAETLAAMRERGIEEPLRFAAALADGQQVWAFRWASDAGAPSLYLKPQRGGWAVASEPLGDDAEAWVAIPQGQLVHLREGLQHSRPLSLAPG; this is encoded by the coding sequence ATGTGCAGATTTCTGGCCTATCTGGGCGAGCCCATCTATCTGGAGGACCTGGTCTGCAAGCCCAGGCACTCGCTGCTGCGCCAGTCGCTGCGTGCGCTGGAGGCGCAGTGCGCGACCCAGGGCGACGGCTTCGGCCTGGGCTGGTACGGCGAGCGCGAGACGCCGGGTGTCTATCACGAGGTGATGCCGGCCTGGTCGGACGAGAACCTGCTCTCGCTGTGCGCCCAGGTGCGCTCGGGCCTGTTCTTCGCCCATGTGCGGGCGGCCACCGGCGGCGGCATCGCGCGCCAGAACTGCCACCCCTTCCGCCAAGGCCCCTGGCTGTTCATCCACAACGGCCAGATCGGCGGCTATGCCCGGCTGCGCCGCGTGCTGGAGGCGCAGCTGCCGGACGCGCTCTATGAACAGCGCCGCGGCGCCACCGATTCGGAGCTGCTCTTCCTGCTGATCGTGGCGCGGCTGCAGGCCGGCGCGAACGCCGAGGAAGCCGTTCGCGCCGTGCTGGCCGAGACCCTGGCCGCGATGCGCGAGCGCGGCATCGAGGAGCCGCTGCGCTTTGCCGCGGCCCTGGCCGACGGGCAGCAGGTCTGGGCTTTTCGCTGGGCCAGCGACGCGGGTGCGCCCTCGCTCTATCTCAAGCCGCAGCGCGGCGGCTGGGCGGTGGCCTCGGAGCCCCTGGGCGACGACGCCGAGGCCTGGGTGGCCATCCCGCAGGGCCAGCTGGTGCATCTGCGGGAGGGCTTGCAGCACAGCCGGCCGCTGAGCCTGGCACCGGGCTAG
- a CDS encoding benzoate/H(+) symporter BenE family transporter: MTPEPQARSRQLLQDLSAPAVVAGFVAVLVGFTSSVAIVFQAAQALGATAAQTSSWMWALGLGMGITSLGLALWTRQPVLTAWSTPGAALLAGTAGISMPEAIGAFLVCGALIMLFGVTRWFEKLMDRIPLAVAAALLAGVLARFGLDAVLTVKSAPLMVLMMAGAYLLAKRLLPRYAVPCVLLTGIVVAALQGRIHLAEVHWAWAQPVWTTPSFSLAALVGVALPLFLVTMASQNLPGVAAQRASGYQTPVSASITVTGLASFVLAPFGGYAFNLAAITAAICMGREAHEDPAKRYTAAAMAGVFYIAVGLAGGAVVGLLAAFPRELVAAVAGLALLGTIAGGLSTALKDEQHRDAAILTFLVTLSGLNLLGIGSAFWGVVAGSVALLVARFRAR; this comes from the coding sequence ATGACGCCAGAACCCCAAGCCCGATCACGCCAGCTGCTCCAGGACCTTTCCGCCCCGGCCGTGGTGGCCGGCTTTGTGGCGGTGCTGGTGGGCTTCACCAGTTCGGTGGCCATCGTATTCCAGGCCGCCCAGGCCCTGGGGGCCACAGCGGCCCAGACCAGCTCCTGGATGTGGGCCCTGGGCCTGGGCATGGGCATCACCAGCCTGGGTCTGGCCCTGTGGACCCGCCAGCCCGTGCTCACCGCCTGGTCTACGCCTGGCGCAGCCCTGCTGGCCGGCACGGCGGGGATCTCCATGCCCGAGGCCATCGGGGCCTTCCTGGTCTGCGGCGCGCTGATCATGCTCTTCGGCGTCACGCGCTGGTTCGAGAAATTGATGGACCGCATCCCCCTGGCCGTGGCCGCGGCCCTGCTGGCCGGGGTGCTGGCGCGCTTCGGTCTGGATGCCGTGCTCACCGTCAAGAGCGCGCCCCTGATGGTGCTGATGATGGCCGGCGCCTATCTGCTGGCCAAGCGGCTGCTGCCCCGCTACGCCGTGCCCTGCGTGCTGCTGACGGGCATCGTCGTGGCCGCGCTGCAGGGCCGCATCCACCTGGCCGAGGTGCACTGGGCCTGGGCCCAGCCGGTCTGGACCACGCCCAGCTTCAGCCTGGCGGCCCTGGTGGGCGTGGCCCTGCCGCTGTTCCTGGTGACCATGGCCTCGCAGAACCTGCCCGGCGTGGCGGCGCAGCGCGCCTCGGGCTACCAGACCCCGGTCTCGGCTTCGATCACGGTGACGGGTCTTGCCAGCTTTGTGCTGGCGCCGTTTGGCGGCTATGCCTTCAATCTGGCCGCCATCACCGCGGCCATCTGCATGGGCCGCGAGGCGCATGAAGACCCGGCCAAGCGCTACACCGCCGCCGCCATGGCCGGCGTGTTCTACATCGCCGTGGGCCTGGCCGGCGGGGCCGTGGTGGGCCTGCTGGCCGCCTTTCCGCGCGAGCTGGTGGCGGCCGTGGCGGGCCTGGCCCTGCTGGGCACGATTGCCGGCGGCCTGAGCACCGCGCTCAAGGACGAGCAGCACCGCGACGCCGCCATCCTCACCTTTCTGGTCACGCTCTCCGGCCTGAACCTGCTGGGCATAGGCTCGGCCTTCTGGGGCGTGGTGGCCGGCAGCGTGGCCCTGCTGGTGGCCCGCTTTCGCGCCCGCTGA
- a CDS encoding ChaN family lipoprotein: MKACILLAAVGLFLAGCAQLPQAPGERIIEVASGRELSRAELLAKLRSSDYVLLGERHDNAVHHQRRGELLQALGAGAPVVAEHLTRGQRVPAQGELLPRLEAAGFEAKAWAWPLHEPLFAPAAAPGHSLLGGNVPRELARQVARQGDAALPPELKAVTTSAPLDAAAAQALDADLVQGHCGMLGGERLAGMRWAQRARDAAMWLSLKEAAALGRPAVLLAGNGHVRLDYGVPQLARQDQPAARLLSLGFVESASPLQGAPYDYVWITAAPSGRGDPCAGMPLPMVPTPTPRP, from the coding sequence ATGAAGGCATGCATCCTGCTGGCGGCGGTTGGCCTGTTCCTGGCCGGCTGTGCCCAGCTGCCCCAGGCGCCGGGGGAGCGCATCATCGAGGTGGCCAGCGGTCGCGAGCTGAGCCGCGCCGAGCTGCTGGCGAAGCTGCGCAGCAGCGACTATGTGCTGCTCGGCGAGCGGCACGACAACGCCGTCCACCACCAGCGTCGTGGTGAGCTGCTGCAGGCGCTGGGCGCTGGCGCCCCCGTGGTGGCCGAGCATCTGACACGCGGTCAGCGCGTGCCCGCGCAGGGCGAACTGCTGCCGCGCCTGGAGGCCGCCGGCTTCGAGGCCAAGGCCTGGGCCTGGCCCCTGCACGAGCCGCTGTTCGCGCCCGCGGCCGCACCCGGCCATAGCCTGCTGGGCGGCAATGTGCCGCGCGAGCTGGCGCGCCAGGTGGCCCGTCAGGGCGACGCCGCGCTGCCGCCCGAGCTGAAGGCCGTGACCACCTCCGCGCCGCTGGACGCCGCGGCTGCCCAGGCCCTGGATGCCGATCTGGTGCAGGGCCACTGCGGCATGCTGGGCGGCGAGCGTCTGGCCGGCATGCGCTGGGCCCAGCGCGCGCGCGACGCCGCCATGTGGCTGAGCCTGAAGGAGGCGGCGGCGCTGGGCCGTCCCGCCGTGCTGCTGGCCGGCAATGGTCATGTGCGCCTGGACTACGGCGTGCCCCAGCTGGCCCGCCAGGACCAGCCCGCCGCCCGGCTGCTGAGCCTGGGCTTTGTCGAGAGCGCGAGCCCGCTGCAGGGCGCGCCCTACGACTATGTCTGGATCACGGCGGCGCCCAGCGGCCGCGGCGATCCTTGCGCGGGCATGCCGCTGCCGATGGTACCGACGCCGACGCCCCGGCCCTAG
- a CDS encoding DUF6172 family protein: MKKTFQLQIEGKHPERLLEAIKHEIRQYMKRERRKTLPSQMDFWDFDCRFGLTEDSAEVCHVGAFMDRINEAAAAGAPAFYLELLAKPAQRRFVPRPAAAAAADEPDSEET, from the coding sequence ATGAAGAAGACGTTCCAACTCCAGATCGAAGGCAAGCATCCCGAGCGCCTGCTGGAGGCCATCAAGCACGAGATCCGCCAGTACATGAAGCGCGAGCGTCGCAAGACCCTGCCCTCGCAGATGGACTTCTGGGACTTCGACTGCCGCTTCGGCCTGACTGAGGACAGCGCCGAGGTCTGCCATGTGGGCGCCTTCATGGACCGCATCAACGAAGCCGCCGCTGCCGGCGCGCCGGCCTTCTACCTGGAGCTGCTGGCCAAGCCGGCCCAGCGCCGCTTCGTGCCCCGCCCGGCAGCCGCAGCAGCAGCAGACGAGCCGGACTCCGAAGAAACCTGA
- the gshB gene encoding glutathione synthase has translation MILLFVADPLETFKTYKDTTFSMMREAAGRGHVLWACHPADLVWVSGGQVTARGARRIALTGDEHDWFRTEETADLGLAAGTDAIIMRKDPPFDSEFFYATHLLSQAEREGARVFNKPAALRDHPEKLAILEFPEYISPTLVTRSAEAIKAFHAEHRDIILKPLDGMGGMGIFRVGPDALNLGSIIETLNKGGAETVMVQRYVPEIVKGDKRVLVIGGEVVPWCLARIPQGSEIRGNLAAGGKGVAQPISTRDREIAEGVAAKLSARGLLLMGLDVIGDCLTEINVTSPTGFQEISRQSGIDVPKLFIDALERASAA, from the coding sequence ATGATCCTGCTCTTCGTCGCCGACCCGCTGGAAACGTTCAAGACCTACAAGGACACGACGTTCTCGATGATGCGCGAAGCCGCCGGCCGCGGCCATGTGCTGTGGGCCTGCCATCCCGCCGATCTGGTGTGGGTCAGCGGCGGTCAGGTCACGGCGCGCGGCGCGCGGCGCATCGCGCTCACCGGCGATGAACACGACTGGTTCCGCACCGAGGAGACGGCCGATCTGGGCCTGGCTGCCGGCACCGACGCCATCATCATGCGCAAGGACCCGCCTTTTGACAGCGAGTTCTTTTACGCCACCCACCTGCTCTCCCAGGCCGAGCGCGAGGGCGCCCGCGTCTTCAACAAGCCCGCGGCCCTGCGCGACCACCCCGAGAAGCTGGCCATCCTGGAGTTTCCCGAGTACATCTCGCCCACCCTGGTGACGCGCAGCGCCGAGGCCATCAAGGCCTTCCACGCCGAGCACCGCGACATCATCCTCAAGCCCCTGGACGGCATGGGGGGCATGGGCATCTTCCGCGTGGGCCCCGATGCGCTGAACCTGGGCTCCATCATCGAGACGCTCAACAAGGGCGGCGCCGAAACCGTGATGGTGCAGCGCTACGTGCCCGAGATCGTCAAGGGCGACAAGCGCGTGCTGGTGATCGGCGGCGAGGTCGTGCCCTGGTGCCTGGCGCGCATCCCGCAGGGCAGCGAGATCCGCGGCAATCTGGCGGCGGGTGGCAAGGGCGTGGCCCAGCCCATCAGCACGCGCGACCGCGAGATCGCCGAGGGCGTGGCCGCCAAGCTCAGCGCCCGCGGCCTGCTGCTGATGGGCCTGGACGTGATCGGTGATTGCCTCACCGAGATCAATGTCACCAGCCCCACGGGTTTCCAGGAGATCAGCCGCCAGAGCGGCATCGATGTGCCCAAGCTCTTCATTGACGCGCTGGAGCGCGCCAGCGCGGCTTGA
- a CDS encoding cytochrome P450, which translates to MQTQAKPHTTAARAALPPGPAPRWAGLPLMRAMREDYLGHMSRLQQRWGDVVYQRLLHLHDYSFFHPEQVRELLVAGHERLIRWERGTEVFASAHGQSVLVAEGAPWKRQRQMLQPGFSPKRVEGFAPLMVQAAQSALRHWEAQAGQAAFPFEAAMTQLTMDVILRSLFSRADVGASTVSAQAAEAVHVLGVEAMAEMYWPANAPLWAPWKGAKRRALRTLEQLVRGELARRRALPEGAVPPEDLLQMLLGLRDEQGQALDEQALRDECMTIFLAGHETSASALSWWGWCMAAHPQAQARAAAEVQALLGEGPRARAPHVADLAQLPWLQASLKEALRLYPPGAALFTRRLTQPLSVAGYELPPGALLRLTPWVMQRDPRWFQEPAAFRPERFDPACGHPEIPRGAWMPFGVGPRVCLGSHFALTEMGLIAALILQRYELQPLPGAPAPRPVLNITLRPAQPLQLVIKPRWRAPARQ; encoded by the coding sequence ATGCAAACCCAGGCCAAACCCCACACCACGGCGGCCCGTGCCGCCCTGCCTCCCGGCCCCGCCCCGCGCTGGGCCGGCCTGCCCCTGATGCGCGCCATGCGCGAGGACTATCTGGGCCATATGAGCCGCCTGCAGCAGCGCTGGGGCGATGTGGTCTACCAGCGCCTGCTGCATCTGCACGACTACAGCTTCTTTCACCCCGAGCAGGTGCGCGAGCTGCTGGTGGCCGGCCACGAGCGCCTGATCCGCTGGGAGCGCGGCACCGAGGTCTTTGCCTCGGCCCATGGCCAGAGCGTGCTGGTGGCCGAGGGCGCGCCCTGGAAGCGCCAGCGCCAGATGCTGCAGCCCGGCTTTTCGCCCAAGCGGGTGGAGGGCTTCGCGCCGCTGATGGTGCAGGCCGCGCAGAGCGCGCTGCGCCACTGGGAGGCGCAGGCGGGCCAGGCGGCCTTTCCCTTCGAGGCCGCCATGACCCAGCTCACCATGGACGTGATCCTGCGCAGCCTGTTCTCGCGCGCCGATGTGGGCGCGAGCACGGTCTCGGCCCAGGCCGCCGAGGCCGTGCATGTGCTCGGCGTGGAGGCCATGGCCGAGATGTACTGGCCCGCCAACGCCCCGCTCTGGGCACCCTGGAAAGGGGCCAAGCGCCGCGCCCTGCGCACCCTGGAGCAGCTGGTGCGCGGCGAGCTGGCGCGACGCCGGGCCCTGCCGGAGGGGGCCGTCCCGCCCGAGGATCTGCTGCAGATGCTGCTGGGCCTGCGCGACGAGCAGGGTCAGGCCCTGGACGAGCAGGCCTTGCGCGACGAGTGCATGACCATCTTCCTGGCCGGCCACGAGACCAGCGCCAGCGCCCTGAGCTGGTGGGGCTGGTGCATGGCCGCGCACCCGCAAGCCCAGGCCCGGGCGGCGGCCGAGGTGCAGGCCCTGCTGGGCGAGGGCCCACGTGCGCGCGCGCCCCATGTGGCCGACCTGGCCCAGCTGCCCTGGCTGCAGGCCAGCCTGAAGGAGGCGCTGCGCCTGTACCCGCCCGGCGCCGCCCTCTTCACCCGGCGCCTCACGCAGCCGCTCAGCGTGGCCGGCTATGAGCTGCCGCCCGGCGCCCTGCTGCGGCTCACGCCCTGGGTGATGCAGCGCGACCCGCGCTGGTTCCAGGAACCGGCGGCCTTCCGGCCCGAACGCTTCGATCCGGCCTGCGGCCACCCGGAGATTCCGCGCGGCGCCTGGATGCCCTTCGGCGTGGGCCCGCGGGTTTGCCTGGGCAGCCACTTCGCGCTCACCGAGATGGGCCTGATCGCGGCCCTGATCCTGCAGCGCTACGAGCTGCAGCCCCTGCCCGGCGCTCCCGCGCCGCGCCCGGTGCTGAACATCACGCTGCGGCCGGCGCAGCCGCTGCAGCTGGTGATCAAGCCGCGCTGGCGCGCTCCAGCGCGTCAATGA
- a CDS encoding DUF2149 domain-containing protein: protein MAIKLLHEAETDDPILSVVNLIDIFLVVIAALLITVAQNPMINPFNKQDVTVITDPGKPSMEITVKKGEKIERYKSSGAVGSGDGEKAGVAYKMKDGSIVYVPEGAR, encoded by the coding sequence ATGGCAATCAAGTTGCTGCACGAGGCCGAGACCGACGATCCGATCCTGTCCGTGGTCAACCTGATCGACATCTTCCTGGTCGTGATCGCCGCCCTGTTGATCACGGTGGCCCAGAACCCCATGATCAACCCCTTCAACAAGCAGGACGTGACCGTGATCACCGATCCCGGCAAGCCCAGCATGGAGATCACGGTGAAGAAGGGCGAGAAGATCGAGCGCTACAAGTCCAGCGGCGCCGTGGGCAGCGGCGATGGCGAGAAGGCCGGTGTGGCCTACAAGATGAAGGATGGTTCCATCGTCTATGTCCCGGAGGGCGCACGATGA
- a CDS encoding MotA/TolQ/ExbB proton channel family protein produces MSAFLEHSMYLVAQLFLLPTLALIGLLFLYAFWVLGAFAVQALRRRDGQSGRPLLAAHRAAGPQGLSEDELDLKAHKLMEGERIASRVTPMLGLVATMIPMGPALRSLSDGNLAAVSQNLTVAFSAVILALIAASITFWVVNVRRRWLAEEMLQIGKLRGAAAVER; encoded by the coding sequence ATGTCCGCCTTTCTTGAACACAGCATGTACCTGGTGGCCCAGCTCTTTCTGCTGCCCACCCTGGCCCTGATCGGCCTGCTCTTTCTCTACGCTTTCTGGGTGCTGGGCGCCTTTGCGGTGCAGGCCCTGCGCCGGCGCGACGGCCAAAGCGGCCGCCCCCTGCTGGCCGCGCACCGCGCCGCCGGCCCGCAGGGCTTGAGCGAGGACGAGCTGGACCTCAAGGCCCACAAGCTGATGGAGGGCGAACGCATCGCCAGCCGCGTCACGCCCATGCTGGGCCTGGTGGCCACCATGATCCCCATGGGCCCGGCCCTGCGCTCCCTGTCCGACGGCAATCTGGCCGCCGTCTCGCAGAACCTCACCGTGGCCTTCTCGGCCGTGATCCTGGCCCTGATCGCCGCGTCCATCACCTTCTGGGTCGTGAACGTGCGCCGGCGCTGGCTGGCCGAGGAGATGTTGCAGATTGGCAAGCTGCGCGGCGCCGCGGCCGTGGAGCGCTGA